Genomic window (Oncorhynchus mykiss isolate Arlee chromosome 28, USDA_OmykA_1.1, whole genome shotgun sequence):
ggtggtggggtgtagtggtgtggtggtgtggtggtggtagtggtgtggtgtggtggtgtggtggtggtgtggtggtgtggtggtggtagtggtgtggtggtagtggtgtggtggtggtgtggtgtggtgtggtggtagtggtgtggtgtggtgtggtggtagtggtgtggtggtgtggtggtggtagtggtgtggtgtggtggtggggtgtagtggtgtggtggtgtggtggtggtagtggtgtggtgtggtggtagtggtgtggtggtggtggtggtgtggtggtgtggtggatgATTTGGTCACACTGGAGCTCAAGTCAATCCCATCCTGGAGATCTCAAGGTGACCTCACTTCCTGTCATATGATTGTGATTGATAATTCAGTTCCGacagttctctgtctctctttttctctgacacacactcacacacacacacactcactcactcactcactcactcactcactcactcactcactcactcactcactcactcactcactcactcactcactcacacactcaagccagtcagccagtcatgaGAGACACACTCCTTCTAGCGAATCTATGTCCATTCTCACGACAGGTCAACACTCTCGTACTCTGCGTGGTCTGATGCGTGGTTCGAGGCCTGATCCGAGGCATAGTCCGGGGCATGATCTGAGTCGTCCAGGTCCATCCCTGGCACCAGACTGTAGTATTCAGTGGACTGGGTCATATAAGCCTTCTCCCTGTCTGCTGAGTCCTTCATCACCTCCGTCACACTCACTGCATCCAGCTCTGCTTGTCCGCCCAGGTCCAGCTCGGGACCCTCTGTTTGGGAGGAGGAcccaggagagggaggggagttggggagggagtgagagagggactcCACAGATTCTACTTTAATCTCCACCTCCTCATAGATGTCCCTGGTGGAGCCAAGAAGGGTGGAGGCAGGTCGCAGGAGGAGCTGGTCCTTCAACATCTCCTTCCTGCTGCTGTCCCCCGCCGTGGGGTAGTTACCCCCTCCTCCGCCTGCTGGGGGCTTGGAtcgatggtggtggtggtgaccgTTGGGTGAATGAGAGTGGGAGGCCTTCTTCTTGGAGGAGCCGAAGGCCGGCTTCTCCttcgtcttcctcttcctcccacaGCACCAGCAGAGGACGAGGccgaggaggatgaagaggggcaGGAGGATGAAAAGTGCCGTGAGCCCTGGTGGGCGGCAGACGTCACCAGGTGCCACCGACCACACGAGCCGCCCAGCCAGGCTCCGAGGAGATGCGCAGGTGATGTTACCCACGATGCCCTGCAggctggtgttgttgttgttgtccagctCCTCCACCAGGGAGCAAGAGCAGTCCCAGGGGTTGTCCACCAGTTCCAGCCTCTCCAGACCCCGCAGAGACAGCACAGAGGTGGGGAGAGAACGGAGGAGGTTGCCCCTGAGATCTAGCTCCTGAAGGCCGTCAGATCCCTTGAGGAAATCCTCAGGCAGCTCCCTCAGCTGGTTCATGCCCAGCTCCAGCACCTTCAGGCTGGGCAGATCTGACAGGAAGTTCCCTGGGATGGAGGTCAGTCTGTTGTGACCCAGATAGAcctcctggagaggagagagtgtggtCTCTGTGTCCTCCAGGTCTATCTGAGTGATGGTACAGTGAGACAGGTCTAGGAGCTGTAGTCTGGTCCTGTTGGTGAGCATGGTCCAGCGAACATGGCCGAACGTTGAGCCGGAGTAGTTCAGACAGCAGGCCTCAGcggggaggacagagggaaacTGGGCCAAAATGGTGGCTCCTGGACACTGACATCCCTCTGAGTGGATGGTCATCACAGGGAGAGTACACAGCAACAGTAGGGTCCACTGAgagaacatctctagagagagagagagagagagagagagagagagagagagagagagagagagagagagagagagagagagagagagagagagagagagagagagagagagagagagagagagagagagagagagagagagagagagagagagagagagagagagagagagagagagagagagagagagagagagagagagagagagagagagagagagagagagagagaaaagagagagacagacaatgagagaggagagagagaagagagaagagagaagagagagagaagagagagaggagagaggagagagagacagacagacattgtgtCATGATTGCGATTACAAAGTTGGCCAGTGcagttccctccctctccctctctctctctctcaattcacttTCAATTtaagagctttattggcatgggaaacatatgttaactttgccaaaacaagtgaagtagataataaacaaagtgaaataaacaataaaaataaacattacactctcagaagttccaaaataataaagacatttcaaatgtcacattgtctgatacagagacagagagacagagacagagacagagacagagagagagacagagagagagagagagagagagagagagagagagagagagagagagagagagagagagagagagagacagacagacagacagacagacagacagacagacagacagacagacagacagacagacaatgagagaggagagagagatgagaggtgagagagagagagagagagagagagagagagagagagagagagagacagaggagggagggccgagagagagcgagagacagacagacagacagacaatgagagaggagagagagatgagaggtgagagagagagagagagagagagagggagagagagaaagagagagagagagagagagagagagagagagagagagagggagagagagaaagagagagacagacaaacagacagagagaggagggagggccgagagagagagagagagagagagagagagagagagagcgagacagacaatgagagaggagagagagaagagagaagagagagagagacagacagacagacagacagacagacagacagacagacagacagacagacagacagacagacagacagacagacagacagacagacaatgagagaggagagagagatgagaggtgagagagagagagagagagagagagaggagggagggccgagagagagagagagagagagagagagagagagagagagaggagggagggccgagagagagagagagagagagagagacagacagacagacagacagacagacaatgagagaggagagagagatgagaggtgagaggtgagaggtgagagagagagagagagagagagagagagagagagagagagaggagggagggccgagagagagagagagagagagagagagagagagagagagagagacagacagacagacaatgagagaggagagagagatgagaggtgagagagagagagagagagagagagagggagagagagaaagagagagacagacaaacagacagacagaggagggagggccgagagagagagatagagagagagacagacagacagacagacagacaatgagagaggagagagagatgagaggtgagagagagagagagagagagagagagagagagagagagagagagcgagacagacaatgagagaggagagagagaagagagaagagagagaggagagagagagagagagagagagagagcgagacagacaatgagagaggagagagagaagagagacattgTGTCATGATTGTGATTACAAAGTTGGCCAGTGcagttccctccctctccctctctctctctctcaattcacttTCAATTtaagagctttattggcatgggaaacatatgttaactttgccaaaacaagtgaagtagataataaacaaagtgaaataaacaataaaaataaacattacactctcagaagttccaaaataataaagacatttcaaatgtcatactaTGTCTTTATACGgtattgtaacaatgtgcaaatggttaaagtacacaagggaaaataaataagcataaatatgggttgcatttacaatggtgtttgttcttcactggttgcccttttctcgtggcaacaggtcacacatcttgctgctgtgatggcacaatgtggtatttcacccagtagatatgggagtttatcaaaattggatttgttttctaattctttgtggatctgtgtaatctgagggaattatttgtctctaatatggtcatacatttagcaggaggttaggaagtgcagctcagtttccacctcattttgtgggcagtgtgcacatagcctgtcttctcttgagagccatgtctgcctactgcggcctttctcaatagcaaggctatgctcactgtgtcacggccgtcgtcggtggaagaaggtgaggaccaaggtgcagcgtggtaagtgttcatgatttttaatataatcaaaactgaacactaaacaaaatgattgagaaccataccaggccaaacgtaaaatacaacatagaaaaacaaacatagacttcccaccccaactcacgcccttgaccatactaaaacaaagacaaaacaaaggaactaaggtcagaacttgacacactgagtctgtacatagtcaaatgattccttaagtttgggtcagtcacagtggtcaggtgttctgccactgtgtactctctgtttagggccaaatagcattctagtttgctctgttttttttgttaattctttccaatgtgtcaagtaattatcttttagttttctcaagatttgattgggtctaattgtgttgctgtcctgggccTTTCTCCCTCCCAGAGAGACATGCTATTTGTTGTTCCACAGAGATATAACCAGGAATCTGTTACCCAGCAACCCCTGTAGCAACCCTTCTGAGGCTCCTGGCTGGTTGTTGACAAGTCTGGGAGGCCGTCAGCCTGGCGACGCAGAACGCTGGGGATCAGACGTAGACCTCTCACGTCTGTCTACTGTATTGTGTCTGTTGTCTGTACTATATTGTTGTTGtgttgagtctgtctgtctgtcaacagAACCAACTCTGTAATGGTCAACAGATCCTAAATCCTGACCGTCTTCTCCATCTGACTTGTGAAGGGTATTCTGGACAAATTTAAATGAAAGGTGATCAACAAAAGCTTCTTTATAGTTAAAAAAACTCTCTCTCCCAACGGACTCTAAAAAACTCTCTTTCCCAATGGACTCTAAAAAACTCTCCCAACGGACTCTAAAAAACTATCTCTCCCAACGGACTCTAAAAAACTCTCTCTCCCAACGGACTCtaaaaaactctctctctcaacgGACTCTAAAAAACTCTCTCTCCCAACGGACTCTAAAAAACTCTCTCTCCCAACGGACTCTAAAAAAACTCTCTCCCAAATAACTCTAAAAAACTCTCTTTCACAACGGACTCTAAAAAACTCTCTCTCCCAAATAACTCTAAAAAACTCTCTTTCACAACTGACTCTAAAAAACTCTCTCTTCCAACTGACTCTAAAAAACTCTCTCCCCCAACTAACTCTAAAAAACGATCTTTCCCAACGGACTCTAAAAAACTCTCTTTCACAACGGACTCTAAAAAACTCTCTCTCCCAACGGACTCTAAAAAACTCTCTCTCCCAACGGACTCTAAAAAACTCTCTCTCCCAACGGACTCTAAAAAACTCTCTCTCCCAACGGACTCtaaaaaactctctctctcaacgGACTCtaaaaaactctctctctcaacgGACTCTAAAAAACTCTCTCTCCCAACGGACTCTAAAAAACTCTCTCTCCCAACGGACTCTAAAAAACTCTCTCTCCCAACGGACTCTAAAAAACTCTCTCTCCCAACGGACTCTAAAAAACACTCTCTCCCAACTAACTCTAAAAAACTCTCTTTCCCAACGGACTCTAAAAAAACTCTCTCTCCCAACTGACTCTAAAAAACTCTCTCTCCCAACTAACTCTAAAAAACTATCTTTCCCAACGGACTCTAAAAAACTATCTCTCCCAACGGACTCTAAAAAACTCTCTCTCCCAACGGACTGTAAAAAAACTCTCTCTCAACGGACTCTAAAAAACTCTCTCTCCCAACTAACTCTAAAAAACTCTCTTTCCCAACGGACTCTAAAAAACTCTCTCTTCCAACTGACTCTAAAAAACTCTCTCTCCCAACTAACTCTAAAAAACTATCTTTCCCAACGGACTCTAAAAAACTATCTCTCCCAACGGACTCTAAAAAACTCTCTCTCCCAACGGACTGTAAAAAAACTCTCTCTCAACGGACTCTAAAAAACGTATTTTAAACAGGTAGGAAAAGAGGGCGAGAAAGCCTGTATCTGTGTGgctggcagaaagagagagagaaagcctgtatctgtgtggctggcagaaagacatagagagaaagcctgtatctgtgtggctggcagaaagacagagagagaaagcctgtatctgtgtggctggcagaaagagagagagagaaagcctgtatctgtgtggctggcagaaagagagagagaaagtctgtatctgtgtggctggcagaaagagagagagaaagcctgtatctgtgtggctggcagaaagagagagagaaagcctgtatctgtgtggctggcagaaagagagagagaaagcctgtatctgtgtggctggcagaaagagagagagaaagcctgtatctgtgtggctggcagaaagagagagagaaagcatgtatCTGTGTGGCtggcagaaagacagagagaaagcctgtatctgtgtggctggcagaaagagagagagaaagcctgtatctgtgtggctggcagaaagagagaaagcctgtatctgtgtggctggcagaaagacagagagagaaagcctgtatctgtgtggctggcagaaagacagagagagaaagcctgtatctgtgtggctggcagaaagacagagagaaagcctgtatctgtgtggctggcagaaagacagagagagaaagactgtatCTGTGTGGCtggcagaaagacagagagaaagcctgtatctgtgtgtggatATGATGTCACACTTCCTCAACAACAATAGAACAGGAAGAGAAGACAGGAACTCCCCAACAACCCAgcagactggctgactggctctctAAAAGAGAGATGGAAGAACAGAGTGGAAGATTGCCCACCCTTACTTTTTAACCCAGGTTGTATTTGATTCCACTGAGCTGTagagagaaaacacctgtctgtcACCTGTGAGGCTGTGACTAGCAGTAATACGGCTGTACACTAGCTGTATAATGAGAATGGATTTCAATCACTAGAACAGAGTTTCTATAACTATAccagggtttctataacagggtttcttTAACTATAACAGGttttctataacagggtttctataactataacagggtttctataacagggtttctataactataacagggtttctataacagggtttctataactataacagggtttctataacagggtttctataacagggtttctataacagggtttctataactataacagggtttctataacagggtttctataacagggtttctataactataacagggtttctataactataacagggtttctataactataacagggtttctataacagggtttctataacagggtttctataactataacagggtttctataacagggtttctataacagggtttctataactataacagggtttctataacagggtttctataactataacagggtttctataacagggtttctataacagggtttctataacagggtttctataacagggtttctataacagggtttctataactataacagggtttctataacagggtttctataacagggtttctataactataacagggtttctataacagggtttctataacagggtttctataacagggtttctataacagggtttctataacagggtttctataacagggtttctataacagggtttctataacagggtttctttaactataacagggtttctataactataacagggtttctataacagggtttctataacagggtttctataactataacagggtttctataacagggtttctataacagggtttctataacagggtttctataacagggtttctttaactataacagggtttctataacagggtttctataacagggtttctataacagggtttctataactataacagggtttctataacagggtttctataacagggtttctataactataccagggtttctataacagggtttctataacagggtttctataacagggtttctataacagggtttctataacagggtttctataactataacagggtttctataacagggtttctataacagggtttctataactataacagggtttctataacagggtttctataacagggtttctataacagggtttctataacagggtttctataactataacagggtttctataacagggtttctataacagggtttctataacagggtttctataactataacagggtttctataacagggtttctataacagggtttctataactataacagggtttctataacagggtttctataacagggtttctataacagggtttctataacagggtttctataactataacagggtttctataacagggtttctataacagggtttctataacagggtttctataacagggtttctataactataacagggtttctataacagggtttctataacagggtttctataactataacagggtttctataacagggtttctataacagggtttctataacagggtttctataactataacagggtttctataacagggtttctataactataacagggtttctataacagggtttctataacagggtttctataactataacagggtttctataacagggtttctataactataacagggtttctataactataacagggtttctataacagggtttctataactataacagggtttctataactataacagggtttctataacagggtttctataactataacagggtttctataacagggtttctataactataacagggtttctataacagggtttctataacagggtttctataacagggtttctataactataacagggtttctataacagggtttctataacagggtttctataacagggtttctataacagggtttctataacagggtttctataacagggtttctataacagggtttctataactataacagggtttctataactataacagggtttctataacagggtttctataacagggtttctataactataacagggtttctataacagggtttctataacagggtttctataacagggtttctataacagggtttctttaactataacagggtttctataacagggtttctataacagggtttctataacagggtttctataacagggtttctataacagggtttctataactataacagggtttctataacagggtttctataacagggtttctataactataacagggtttctataactataacagggtttctataactataacagggtttctataacagggtttctataacagggtttctataactataacagggtttctataacagggtttctataacagggtttctataacagggtttctataactataacagggtttctataacagggtttctataacagggtttctataactataacagggtttctataacagggtttctataacagggtttctataacagggtttctataactataacagggtttctataacagggtttctataacagggtttctataactataacagggtttctataacagggtttctataacagggtttctataacagggtttctataactataacagggtttctataactataacagggtttctataactataacagggtttctataacagggtttctataactataacagggtttctataactataacagggtttctataacagggtttctataactataacagggtttctataactataacagggtttctataacagggtttctataactataacagggtttctataacagggtttctataactataacagggtttctataacagggtttctataacagggtttctataactataacagggtttctataacagggtttctataacagggtttctataacagggtttctataactataacagggtttctataacagggtttctataacagggtttctataactataacagggtttctaaaCTATGGGTCGGGACCCAGAGTGTACCCTGGGCATGTGAGAGGTGGGTTAATGAACTCAGACATTTCATAGTCTGATGTAAACACTAAAATGTATGACTACATTTGATGCACTACACAGGTTACTGTGTGTTACAGCTTGGCTAGGATCAAACCTTGCATTCAGAGAGGACCGTACGTTAACCATGTGCTCCAACAGGCTATGGTATCCGGTCTTTGCCTGCTGGTCACAGTACATCCAGATGGAACTACATCGTAATTATTTACCAACATGAGGACGTGTAttttgggggtattttcttaGGAAAAACACAGGGGAGTTTGAGGGAGGAAGTGTATTTGTTTACAAAGAGTGAAGCATTATTCAACACTGTCTCTATCAAAGACGGTATCCCAAAGAGACTGAGGACTGTGACAAGTCACTGTTTTATCTAGCCTCAAAtgcaaccctattccctatatagtgcgctaccgTTGACCAAAGCCcagagtgcactacatagggaatagggtggcatttgggatgcacatcGGCCTCTTGTTATTTATACTCAGTATCATTTGCATCCTTCACAGCTTTATGGAAAGGCTTTGTTGAAACTCAGGACTACAAAAATAGGCCTCAAAGTTCTGCTACAATCTATTACAATGGAAAGATAACTGAGAATGGAAAGATAACTGAGAATGGAAAGATAACTGTTTACTGTTGCAGTATTATATGCAGAACTATTCTGACTGAAGCAGACTTCATTGTGATGTATTTAACACACATTCATTGATAACCTGATTGATCTATGTGTATCTGCTACGGGGCTCTGAAGGCTTTCCAACAGTCTAGATACCAGACAGGCTGGTCATTTATTCACCTCATCATTGATTTGAAACTATCTGATCAGGTCAACATACAGTCACTGAGAGGTTGGGTTGTGGACCCCTTGAACCAAAACAACTTCCCTGTTGTATcaatacaacaaacaatcactTGATCAGTAGGGACACTGTACTGAATCTAGGGATTCCTTGTTGAATCCCctccatctttttttttttaaagtaagagTGCTATGATGTTTGCTAACGCTGTGATTAGTGGTCATATATACCTGTTTAACAGTTCAACCTTCAGAGCCACATCAGACCCTGTATCATGCAGCAACGATCACTTCACCAGTCACCTAACCTTATCCAGCAATTCCAGGAATTTGTTGTTGAAGTGATTGAAAGGTGTGCTAACAGTGTGGTTCAACAGAGTCCACATTAAGATCCACGTTAGGCCTACTAGTTAACCAATCCATGTGTAGCTTAATGCTCTGGTCTGACTAGTTAACCCATCCATGTGTAGCTTAATGCTCTGGTCTGACTAGTTAACCCATCCATGTGTAGCTTAATGCTCTGGTCTGACTAGTTAACCAATCCATGTGTAGCTTAATGCTCTGGTCTGACTAGTTAACCCATCCATGTGTAGCTTAATGCTCTGGTCTGACTAGTTAACCCATCCATGTGTAGCTTAATGCTCTGGTCTGACTAGTTAACCCATCCATGTG
Coding sequences:
- the si:ch211-106k21.5 gene encoding trophoblast glycoprotein, translating into MGVKEMFSQWTLLLLCTLPVMTIHSEGCQCPGATILAQFPSVLPAEACCLNYSGSTFGHVRWTMLTNRTRLQLLDLSHCTITQIDLEDTETTLSPLQEVYLGHNRLTSIPGNFLSDLPSLKVLELGMNQLRELPEDFLKGSDGLQELDLRGNLLRSLPTSVLSLRGLERLELVDNPWDCSCSLVEELDNNNNTSLQGIVGNITCASPRSLAGRLVWSVAPGDVCRPPGLTALFILLPLFILLGLVLCWCCGRKRKTKEKPAFGSSKKKASHSHSPNGHHHHHRSKPPAGGGGGNYPTAGDSSRKEMLKDQLLLRPASTLLGSTRDIYEEVEIKVESVESLSHSLPNSPPSPGSSSQTEGPELDLGGQAELDAVSVTEVMKDSADREKAYMTQSTEYYSLVPGMDLDDSDHAPDYASDQASNHASDHAEYESVDLS